One Paucidesulfovibrio longus DSM 6739 genomic window carries:
- a CDS encoding Lcl C-terminal domain-containing protein produces MSVSKRILTVLPLLAALVAAPFPASAQPPMPPQAAIRACEGRSTGDTCTLPSGMAGSCGMTPGGLACVPQGRGPGMAPSGGSARPGGMAPQERTGRADNMPSMHGTSMGRAGEAGPSRRPPAYPADADSSPLAERRPIPTGGVPDTNQRLCFDETHPIACPAPGQPYYGQDAQYAGPQPAYRDNGDGTVTDLLTGLTWQRAHNAERLRYYDAKRSCESLTLGGRDDWRLPSVKELYSLITFDGAAGVKPYLDTRYFDIEPPDASFLKNDRFSTHFPEMMGQTWTSTLYAGQLWDRPEEAAFFVNFLDGRIKCGGTRHPVELFWRCVRGAPWGANDFEDNGDGTVTDRAVGLTWQQSDDGKKRDWPEALAYCEELRLGGQDDWRLPNAKELEYIADYSRVPALAPPLRMSDPAGWFWTSTTHGDNVAQADYVCFGKCVSDSGVDVHGAGAQRSDPKTMGVKHGSRQGGQEDEIRVRNYVRCVRN; encoded by the coding sequence TTGTCCGTCAGCAAACGCATTCTTACCGTCCTGCCGCTTCTCGCCGCCCTTGTCGCGGCTCCCTTCCCGGCGTCCGCCCAGCCGCCCATGCCGCCGCAGGCGGCGATCCGGGCCTGCGAGGGCCGCAGCACGGGGGACACCTGCACCCTGCCGAGCGGCATGGCCGGATCGTGCGGCATGACGCCCGGCGGACTGGCCTGCGTGCCCCAGGGACGCGGACCGGGCATGGCCCCTTCCGGCGGCTCGGCGCGGCCCGGCGGCATGGCGCCGCAGGAGCGGACGGGGCGGGCGGACAACATGCCCTCCATGCATGGAACGTCCATGGGCCGCGCCGGCGAAGCCGGACCGAGCCGCCGGCCGCCGGCCTATCCGGCTGACGCGGACTCCTCTCCCCTGGCCGAGCGCCGTCCCATCCCCACCGGAGGCGTGCCCGACACCAACCAGCGGCTCTGCTTCGACGAAACGCACCCCATCGCCTGCCCTGCTCCGGGACAGCCCTATTACGGTCAGGACGCCCAATACGCCGGACCGCAGCCCGCCTACCGCGACAACGGCGACGGCACGGTCACGGACCTGCTCACGGGGCTGACCTGGCAACGCGCCCACAATGCGGAGCGTCTGCGGTATTACGACGCGAAACGCTCGTGCGAGTCACTGACGCTCGGCGGACGCGACGACTGGCGGCTGCCCTCGGTCAAGGAGCTGTACTCGCTGATCACCTTCGACGGGGCGGCAGGCGTCAAGCCCTACCTGGACACGCGGTATTTCGACATCGAACCGCCGGATGCCTCGTTCCTCAAGAACGACCGCTTTTCCACCCACTTCCCGGAAATGATGGGCCAGACCTGGACCTCGACCCTCTACGCCGGGCAGCTTTGGGATCGGCCAGAGGAGGCCGCGTTCTTCGTCAATTTCCTGGACGGGCGCATCAAATGCGGCGGCACGCGCCACCCGGTGGAACTCTTCTGGCGCTGCGTGCGCGGAGCGCCCTGGGGGGCGAACGATTTCGAGGACAACGGGGACGGGACCGTGACGGACCGCGCCGTGGGGCTGACCTGGCAGCAAAGCGACGACGGGAAGAAAAGAGACTGGCCCGAAGCCCTGGCCTACTGCGAAGAGCTTCGGCTCGGCGGACAGGACGACTGGCGCCTGCCGAACGCCAAGGAACTCGAATACATCGCGGACTATTCGCGCGTGCCCGCGCTCGCGCCGCCGCTGCGCATGAGCGACCCGGCGGGCTGGTTCTGGACCTCCACCACCCACGGCGACAATGTCGCCCAGGCGGACTACGTCTGCTTCGGGAAATGCGTTTCGGATTCCGGAGTGGACGTGCACGGCGCGGGCGCGCAGCGCAGCGACCCCAAGACCATGGGCGTGAAACATGGCTCGCGCCAGGGCGGCCAGGAGGACGAAATCCGCGTGCGCAACTACGTGCGCTGCGTGCGGAACTGA
- the pruA gene encoding L-glutamate gamma-semialdehyde dehydrogenase translates to MTQSTLETQIRATGKAFFDSIRGEAPSVFNKGFWTGKVMDWAMKNEDFKVQLFRFVDVLPYLNSSDNLTRHIEEYFGGEDADIPAVLKWGAGKSTGLLGNIAGKMMGKAIRSNIEGMAKQFIVGQTTKEALKGLKKLRKDGFAFTVDLLGEATVSEEESEAYMNGYLELLEAIAKEQKDWPALGGAGDLDWGYAPKVNVSVKPSALYSQSKTVDLEGSIEGIISRMKPIYRAVKAMDGFLCIDMEALKYKEMTIELFKRLRTDPEFVDYPHLSIVLQAYLKDTDRDLDELIAWAREKNLPIGIRLVKGAYWDEETVIALQSGWEVPVWTNKAESDMAHERQSRKILENSDLIYFQCASHNIRSISSVYETAKALNVPESRYEFQVLYGMAEPVRKGLQNVAKRVRLYCPYGELIPGMAYLVRRLLENTANESFLRQSFAEGEEVDRLMENPEETLKRELAAKCAPADDKSEGLDSPFVNDPFIDFTVPANRLAFPDAVDKIRAQKGKVYPLFIGGREVETGKLIDSLNPADPGEVLGRVCQAGQAEIDQAVAAAEAAFPAWRDTDPRERAEIIARAAEIMRRRQFELSAWQVLEVGKQWDQAYHDVGEAIDFLEYYAREMVRLGKPRRMGRAPGEHNVLFYQPKGIAAVISPWNFPLAISAGMVAANIVVGNPVIYKPSNLAPIIGYGLVEIFRKAGLPDGVFNYCPGSSRDMGDYLVEHPKVAVISFTGSEAVGLRIQEKAAKVQPGQTHCKRVVAEMGGKNAIIVDDDADLDQAVIHILYSAFGFQGQKCSACSRVIVVDDIYDRFIERLTKAAECLKIGPSEDPANYMGPVVDASAQKKIMEYIDIAAKEGEILVKRSVPETGCYVPLTIVGGIEPQHRIAQEEIFGPVLAVMRAKDFDQAIEWANSTRFALTGGVFSRSPKHLEQARREFRVGNLYLNRNNTGALVERQPFGGFKMSGVGSKTGGPDYLIQLMDPRCITENTMRRGFAPIEEGEMWV, encoded by the coding sequence ATGACCCAGTCCACACTGGAAACCCAAATCAGAGCCACAGGCAAGGCCTTCTTCGACAGCATTCGCGGCGAAGCGCCCTCCGTCTTCAACAAAGGATTCTGGACCGGAAAGGTCATGGACTGGGCCATGAAGAACGAGGACTTCAAGGTCCAGCTCTTCCGCTTCGTGGACGTCCTGCCCTACCTGAACAGCAGCGACAACCTCACGCGCCACATCGAGGAATATTTCGGGGGCGAGGACGCGGACATTCCCGCCGTGCTCAAGTGGGGCGCGGGAAAATCCACGGGCCTGCTCGGCAACATCGCAGGCAAGATGATGGGCAAGGCCATCCGCTCGAACATCGAGGGCATGGCCAAGCAGTTCATCGTGGGCCAGACCACCAAGGAAGCGCTCAAGGGCCTGAAGAAGCTCCGCAAGGACGGATTCGCCTTCACCGTGGACCTGCTCGGAGAGGCCACGGTTTCCGAGGAGGAATCCGAAGCCTACATGAACGGCTACCTGGAGCTGCTGGAAGCCATCGCCAAGGAGCAGAAGGACTGGCCCGCCCTGGGCGGCGCGGGCGACCTGGACTGGGGCTACGCGCCCAAGGTCAACGTCTCGGTCAAGCCCTCGGCCCTCTATTCCCAGTCCAAGACCGTGGACCTGGAAGGCTCCATCGAGGGCATCATCTCCCGCATGAAGCCCATCTACCGGGCGGTCAAGGCCATGGACGGCTTCCTCTGCATCGACATGGAAGCCCTGAAGTACAAGGAAATGACCATCGAGCTGTTCAAGCGGCTGCGCACGGATCCGGAATTCGTGGACTACCCGCACCTTTCCATCGTGCTCCAGGCCTACCTCAAGGATACGGACCGCGACCTGGACGAGCTCATCGCCTGGGCGCGGGAGAAAAACCTGCCCATCGGCATCCGGCTGGTCAAGGGCGCCTACTGGGACGAGGAAACCGTCATCGCCCTGCAGAGCGGCTGGGAGGTTCCCGTCTGGACCAACAAGGCCGAATCCGACATGGCTCACGAGCGCCAGTCCAGAAAAATCCTTGAAAACAGCGACCTCATCTACTTCCAGTGCGCCTCGCACAACATCCGCTCCATCAGCAGCGTCTACGAGACGGCCAAGGCCCTGAACGTTCCGGAAAGCCGCTACGAGTTCCAGGTGCTCTACGGCATGGCCGAGCCCGTGCGCAAAGGCCTCCAGAACGTGGCCAAGCGCGTGCGCCTCTACTGCCCCTACGGCGAGCTGATCCCCGGCATGGCCTACCTCGTGCGCCGCCTGCTGGAGAACACCGCCAACGAATCCTTCCTGCGGCAGTCCTTTGCCGAGGGGGAGGAAGTGGACCGGCTCATGGAGAACCCGGAAGAAACCCTCAAGCGCGAGCTGGCCGCCAAGTGCGCCCCGGCCGACGACAAATCCGAGGGTCTGGATTCCCCCTTCGTCAACGATCCCTTCATCGACTTCACGGTTCCGGCCAACCGCCTGGCCTTCCCCGACGCCGTGGACAAGATCCGCGCCCAGAAGGGCAAGGTCTATCCGCTGTTCATCGGCGGCAGGGAAGTCGAAACCGGAAAGCTCATCGATTCGCTGAACCCGGCCGATCCGGGCGAAGTCCTGGGCCGCGTCTGCCAGGCGGGCCAGGCCGAGATCGATCAGGCCGTGGCCGCGGCCGAAGCCGCCTTCCCGGCCTGGCGCGACACCGATCCCCGCGAGCGCGCCGAGATCATCGCCCGCGCCGCCGAGATCATGCGCCGCCGCCAGTTCGAGCTTTCGGCCTGGCAGGTTCTCGAAGTCGGCAAGCAGTGGGATCAGGCCTACCACGACGTGGGCGAGGCCATCGACTTCCTCGAATACTACGCGCGCGAAATGGTCCGTCTGGGCAAGCCGCGCCGCATGGGCCGCGCCCCCGGCGAGCACAACGTGCTCTTCTACCAGCCCAAGGGCATCGCCGCGGTCATCTCGCCCTGGAACTTCCCCCTGGCCATTTCCGCTGGCATGGTCGCCGCCAACATCGTGGTCGGCAACCCCGTGATCTACAAGCCCTCCAACCTCGCGCCGATCATCGGCTACGGGCTGGTGGAGATCTTCCGCAAGGCCGGGCTGCCCGACGGCGTGTTCAACTACTGCCCCGGCTCCAGCCGCGACATGGGCGACTACCTCGTGGAACATCCCAAGGTGGCGGTCATCTCCTTCACCGGATCCGAGGCCGTGGGCCTGCGCATCCAGGAAAAGGCCGCCAAGGTCCAGCCCGGACAGACCCACTGCAAGCGCGTGGTGGCCGAAATGGGCGGCAAGAACGCCATCATCGTGGACGACGACGCCGACCTTGATCAGGCCGTGATCCACATCCTCTACTCCGCCTTCGGCTTCCAGGGGCAGAAATGCTCGGCGTGCTCGCGGGTCATCGTCGTGGACGACATCTACGACCGCTTCATCGAACGCCTGACCAAGGCCGCGGAATGCCTCAAGATCGGTCCTTCCGAAGACCCCGCCAACTACATGGGTCCGGTGGTGGACGCCTCGGCGCAGAAAAAGATCATGGAATACATCGACATCGCGGCCAAGGAAGGCGAAATCCTGGTCAAGCGCAGCGTGCCGGAAACGGGCTGCTACGTGCCCCTGACCATCGTGGGCGGCATCGAGCCGCAGCACCGCATCGCCCAGGAGGAAATCTTCGGCCCGGTGCTGGCGGTCATGCGCGCCAAGGACTTCGACCAGGCCATCGAATGGGCCAACTCGACCCGCTTCGCCCTCACGGGCGGCGTGTTCTCCAGAAGCCCCAAGCACCTGGAGCAGGCTCGCCGCGAGTTCCGGGTCGGCAACCTCTATCTGAACCGCAACAACACCGGCGCCCTGGTCGAACGCCAGCCCTTCGGCGGCTTCAAGATGTCCGGCGTGGGCTCCAAGACCGGCGGTCCCGACTACCTCATCCAGCTCATGGATCCGCGCTGCATCACGGAAAACACCATGCGCCGGGGCTTCGCGCCCATCGAGGAAGGCGAGATGTGGGTCTAG
- a CDS encoding Lrp/AsnC family transcriptional regulator yields MIDSSNKKILNILQKNARTTNADIARQIGKAPSAVLERIRKLEVNGVIQGYEARVAPLSVGLGLTSFTLVSVEEEVGSTSTGELLASISGVLEVHYCAGQDSYLVKIRVENTEKLAEMLAKIGRIPTVKNTKSTIVLRTVKESSNLPIDEA; encoded by the coding sequence ATGATCGACAGCTCTAATAAAAAGATCTTGAACATTCTGCAGAAAAATGCCCGCACAACCAACGCCGACATCGCCCGCCAAATCGGCAAAGCGCCCTCGGCCGTGCTCGAACGCATCCGCAAGCTGGAAGTGAACGGCGTTATTCAAGGCTATGAGGCTCGCGTGGCTCCTCTGTCCGTCGGGCTCGGCCTGACCTCCTTCACCCTCGTCAGCGTGGAGGAAGAAGTGGGATCCACCTCCACGGGAGAGCTGCTCGCCTCCATTTCGGGCGTGCTGGAAGTGCACTACTGCGCCGGGCAGGATTCCTATCTCGTGAAAATCCGTGTGGAGAACACCGAAAAGCTGGCCGAAATGCTGGCCAAGATCGGGCGCATCCCCACGGTCAAGAATACCAAATCCACGATCGTGCTGCGCACGGTCAAGGAAAGCAGCAACCTGCCCATCGACGAAGCATAA
- a CDS encoding ABC transporter ATP-binding protein translates to MATLKLADVSIHFGGVQALSGVSFDLGGGEILGLIGPNGAGKTTIFNVITGVYRPTSGQVTYEGESLLGKRPHQILKAGIARTFQNIRLFTAMTAVENCMVAQHSRTGASIIGAILRTPAQRREEEEIRERAMEALRFMGMQSKADEAARNLPYGRQRHLEIARALASNPQTILLDEPAAGLNPVESAELMHTIERIADLGINVLLVEHDMKVVMGVCHRIVVMDYGQLIAQGRPEEVQRNPKVIEAYLGQ, encoded by the coding sequence ATGGCAACTCTGAAATTGGCAGACGTAAGCATCCACTTTGGCGGCGTTCAGGCCTTGTCCGGCGTGTCCTTCGACCTCGGGGGCGGCGAAATCCTTGGGCTCATCGGGCCCAACGGGGCGGGCAAGACCACCATCTTCAACGTCATCACCGGCGTGTACCGTCCCACTTCCGGCCAGGTCACCTATGAAGGTGAAAGCCTGCTCGGCAAGCGGCCCCACCAGATTCTCAAGGCGGGAATCGCCCGGACCTTCCAGAACATCCGGCTCTTCACGGCCATGACCGCCGTGGAGAACTGCATGGTCGCGCAGCACAGCCGCACTGGCGCCAGCATCATCGGCGCGATCCTGCGCACTCCGGCCCAGCGCCGCGAGGAAGAGGAAATCCGCGAGCGGGCCATGGAGGCGCTGCGCTTCATGGGCATGCAGTCCAAGGCCGACGAAGCCGCCAGGAACCTGCCCTACGGCAGGCAGCGCCATCTGGAGATCGCCCGCGCCCTGGCTTCCAATCCGCAGACCATCCTGCTGGACGAGCCCGCAGCCGGACTGAACCCGGTGGAAAGCGCCGAACTGATGCACACCATCGAACGCATCGCCGACCTGGGCATCAACGTCCTTCTGGTCGAGCACGACATGAAGGTCGTCATGGGCGTCTGCCACCGCATCGTGGTCATGGACTACGGTCAGCTCATCGCGCAGGGCCGTCCCGAGGAAGTCCAACGCAACCCCAAAGTCATTGAGGCCTATCTGGGCCAGTAA
- a CDS encoding branched-chain amino acid ABC transporter substrate-binding protein produces the protein MKRLQLFAFLGILLLGLALAGCGGEEKKSEQAAAPAAETPAAEPVLKLGSMSPLTGPYSADGNDIANGARAAIDVVKAQGGIPGFSDIVLYAEDTACDPKQAVAAANKLISEQVTGVVGAYCSSSTIPASATLDPEGILMVTPASTNPQVTERGLQYMFRICGRDDHQAPAAVKFMTDFLKAKTIFIVDDKTTYSQGLAEEVAANCEKSGIQILAHDHVNQGDKDYSAVLTKVRQANPDVFYISLQNSATGALMLIQAKRMGIEAACMGQDAVYHPQLMEIAKEAAEGAYLTFGYTDVTTDTYKEFEAANAKYGQVGAYSAYAYDSAMSLLKAVAAAGSTEPAKVREAMMALDFQGASKQVKFAPNGDSGSDYIIFKVVDGKFVPFWNPKTGEAF, from the coding sequence ATGAAAAGGCTTCAGCTTTTCGCGTTCCTCGGAATCCTGCTGCTCGGGCTGGCTCTCGCCGGCTGCGGCGGCGAAGAGAAAAAATCCGAGCAGGCCGCAGCCCCCGCCGCGGAAACCCCTGCGGCCGAGCCTGTCCTGAAGCTCGGTTCCATGAGCCCGCTGACCGGTCCGTACTCCGCTGACGGCAACGACATCGCCAACGGCGCCCGCGCCGCCATCGACGTGGTCAAGGCCCAGGGCGGCATTCCCGGCTTCAGCGACATCGTTCTCTACGCCGAGGACACCGCCTGCGACCCGAAGCAGGCCGTGGCCGCCGCCAACAAGCTCATCTCCGAGCAGGTCACCGGCGTTGTCGGCGCGTACTGCTCCAGCTCGACCATCCCCGCCTCCGCCACCCTGGATCCCGAAGGCATCCTGATGGTCACTCCTGCCTCCACCAACCCGCAGGTCACCGAGCGCGGCCTCCAGTACATGTTCCGCATCTGCGGACGTGACGACCACCAGGCCCCGGCCGCCGTGAAGTTCATGACCGACTTCCTCAAGGCCAAGACGATCTTCATCGTCGACGACAAGACCACCTATTCCCAGGGTCTGGCCGAAGAAGTGGCCGCCAACTGCGAAAAGTCCGGCATCCAGATCCTGGCGCACGACCACGTCAACCAGGGCGACAAGGACTACTCCGCCGTGCTGACCAAGGTCCGCCAGGCCAATCCCGACGTCTTCTACATCTCCCTGCAGAACTCGGCCACGGGCGCGCTCATGCTCATCCAGGCCAAGCGCATGGGCATCGAAGCCGCCTGCATGGGCCAGGACGCGGTCTACCATCCGCAGCTGATGGAAATCGCCAAGGAAGCCGCTGAAGGCGCCTACCTGACCTTCGGCTACACCGACGTGACCACCGACACCTACAAGGAATTCGAAGCCGCCAACGCCAAGTACGGCCAGGTCGGCGCCTATTCCGCGTACGCTTACGACTCCGCCATGTCCCTGCTCAAGGCCGTGGCCGCCGCCGGCTCCACCGAGCCCGCCAAGGTCCGCGAAGCCATGATGGCTCTCGACTTCCAGGGTGCTTCCAAGCAGGTCAAGTTCGCCCCCAACGGCGATTCCGGTTCCGACTACATCATCTTCAAGGTGGTGGACGGCAAGTTCGTGCCCTTCTGGAATCCCAAGACCGGCGAAGCCTTCTAG
- a CDS encoding branched-chain amino acid ABC transporter permease: MDNALTFFFQQLLNGLTLGGFYALIALGYTMVYGIIQLINFAHGEFFAAGGYMGVILLSFMAGAGWMDTHPWLCIGFSMMLAMLYCAMLAMAVEKVAYKPLRHSSRLSVLLSALGMSIFLQNALMLTQGVYDKAYPGGIFGAPFEIYGVIVNYMQIFILGITAALLVALNFLVFKTRVGRAMRATAQDKIMSALVGINSNRVISLTFAIGAGLAAAAGIMVGFYYGSVRFEMGFVPGIKAFAAAVLGGIGNITGAMLGGFIIGMVEIMAAAYIPYGGEYKDVCAFIILIAVLYFRPTGIMGENVDDTRV; this comes from the coding sequence ATGGACAATGCACTCACCTTCTTCTTCCAGCAGCTGCTCAACGGCCTGACGCTGGGGGGATTCTATGCGCTGATCGCCCTGGGCTACACCATGGTCTACGGCATCATTCAGCTCATCAACTTCGCCCACGGCGAGTTCTTCGCGGCCGGCGGCTACATGGGCGTGATCCTGCTCAGCTTCATGGCCGGAGCGGGCTGGATGGATACCCACCCCTGGCTCTGCATCGGGTTCTCCATGATGCTGGCCATGCTCTACTGCGCCATGCTGGCCATGGCCGTGGAAAAGGTCGCCTACAAACCCCTGCGGCATTCCTCGCGGCTTTCCGTGCTGCTGTCCGCCCTGGGCATGTCCATTTTTCTGCAGAACGCCCTGATGCTGACGCAGGGCGTCTACGACAAGGCCTATCCCGGCGGCATCTTCGGCGCGCCCTTCGAGATTTACGGCGTGATCGTCAACTACATGCAGATTTTCATCCTTGGCATTACCGCCGCCCTGCTGGTCGCGCTCAACTTTCTGGTCTTCAAGACCCGCGTCGGGCGGGCCATGCGCGCCACGGCCCAGGACAAGATCATGTCCGCCCTGGTGGGAATCAACTCCAACCGGGTCATCAGCCTGACCTTCGCCATCGGCGCGGGACTTGCCGCGGCCGCGGGCATCATGGTCGGCTTCTATTACGGCTCCGTGCGCTTCGAAATGGGTTTCGTCCCGGGCATCAAAGCCTTTGCGGCTGCCGTCCTGGGCGGTATCGGCAACATCACCGGAGCCATGCTCGGCGGATTCATCATCGGCATGGTGGAGATCATGGCCGCGGCCTACATCCCCTACGGCGGAGAGTACAAGGACGTCTGCGCCTTCATCATCCTGATCGCGGTCCTGTACTTCCGGCCCACAGGCATCATGGGAGAGAACGTCGATGATACAAGGGTTTAA
- a CDS encoding ABC transporter permease subunit translates to MIQGFKRQLLYFLVAMLWLFALLWPLLDINPDGTLGFWRSFSAWLPIAVAASIIFVVYQIKLAGYLDGPARLLEAAKESLGEKLSRVPTWVWFLLVAGVFFVIPMFTERRVHDVLIQVLIYVCLGLGLNIVIGLCGLLDLGFIAFYGVGAYTYALLSLHYDVSFWLALPAAGGLAMIAGCLIGYPTLRMRGDYLAIVTLGFGEIVRIILNNWMSLTNGPNGVMAKPLTVPMPVFEGGFHFETVALRSLGDLYYVAFFLAVITVIAVNRLNFSRIGRAWEAIREDETAAELMGVNTFAFKLMAYGMGAVFGGLAGAFFSARMGFVAPESFTFLESALVLSIVVLGGMGSIPGIILGSFAIIALPEVFREFQLYRMLAFGGAMTLMMLVRPAGLIPAKRMGKRGEEAE, encoded by the coding sequence ATGATACAAGGGTTTAAACGACAGCTTCTCTATTTCCTGGTGGCCATGCTCTGGCTTTTCGCCCTGCTTTGGCCGCTGCTGGACATCAACCCCGACGGAACCCTCGGCTTCTGGCGCAGCTTTTCCGCCTGGCTGCCCATCGCCGTGGCCGCCAGCATCATCTTCGTGGTCTACCAGATCAAGCTGGCCGGCTACCTCGACGGTCCCGCAAGGCTGCTGGAAGCCGCCAAGGAGAGCCTGGGCGAGAAGCTGAGCCGCGTGCCCACCTGGGTCTGGTTCCTGCTCGTGGCCGGAGTGTTCTTCGTCATTCCGATGTTCACCGAACGCCGCGTGCACGACGTGCTCATCCAGGTGCTCATCTATGTCTGTCTGGGCCTGGGGCTGAACATCGTCATCGGCCTCTGCGGGCTGCTCGACCTCGGCTTCATCGCCTTCTACGGCGTCGGCGCCTACACCTACGCGCTGCTTTCGCTGCACTACGACGTCTCCTTCTGGCTGGCCCTGCCCGCCGCCGGAGGATTGGCCATGATCGCGGGCTGCCTGATCGGCTATCCCACGCTGCGCATGCGCGGCGACTATCTGGCCATCGTGACCCTGGGCTTCGGCGAGATCGTGCGCATCATCCTGAACAACTGGATGAGCCTGACCAATGGCCCCAACGGCGTCATGGCCAAGCCGCTGACCGTGCCCATGCCCGTGTTCGAGGGGGGATTCCACTTCGAAACCGTGGCTCTGCGCAGCCTGGGCGATCTCTACTACGTGGCCTTCTTCCTGGCCGTGATCACGGTCATCGCCGTGAACAGGCTGAACTTCTCGCGCATCGGACGCGCCTGGGAGGCCATCCGGGAGGATGAAACCGCCGCCGAGCTCATGGGCGTGAACACGTTCGCCTTCAAGCTCATGGCCTACGGCATGGGCGCGGTCTTCGGCGGGCTGGCCGGCGCGTTCTTCTCGGCGCGCATGGGCTTCGTGGCCCCGGAGAGCTTCACCTTCCTGGAGTCCGCCCTGGTGCTGTCCATCGTGGTTCTGGGCGGCATGGGTTCCATCCCCGGCATCATCCTCGGTTCCTTTGCGATCATCGCGCTGCCCGAGGTCTTCCGCGAATTCCAGCTCTACCGGATGCTGGCTTTCGGCGGCGCCATGACCCTTATGATGCTCGTTCGTCCGGCGGGGCTGATCCCGGCGAAACGCATGGGCAAACGCGGAGAGGAGGCGGAATAG